The Cyprinus carpio isolate SPL01 chromosome B17, ASM1834038v1, whole genome shotgun sequence genome has a window encoding:
- the plekhh1 gene encoding pleckstrin homology domain-containing family H member 1, whose amino-acid sequence MAEVMEGVSTAAVPNGSVDWQKRCIALETQLMRFRLQAGNIRHLLAERMQELEQRVIEADQRAENAEKQVHIMEEKLKSANVQPSESENSLFRRYQELNSQIQEKDMIIKRLEGQLEKQNLVRAQEAKIIEEKAAKIKDWVTFKLREMETENQQLKKANLKQAEQILILQDKLQTLLERPMSPAVDAHLVPSSPLHPPSCPGTPPAQEEGWRLTGSRIANSTDSKRKITEGCDSAFHSASLLPALQDKGDSHKSSQDGVDNTISIKESAEGAEPSFGVARERALGGASDRDHSSDELNSKFRSQRLRSSSSSSSSSSSAYETPGRGGFDTPSPTPKSPPPVSLSPPLVCLPLLCPFPLALPLGTSMTLPKVRTPLTPRDSIQLVKKHHSQPQPGMERLHQVNVSIDIGNCTSPSCHSLVPGTVSTHGLEETDIDEGPPESMEGVVEGSEMEVQPTDGALFEGLAKEFEMMDPEALKPPTPPLHRFPSWESRIYAVAKSGMRVSEACLGAKTIGRVSTQPQHSTTGPFTHLIYKNISVPVYSTLKGKATQISSVPLPDDDSGSEDDSSSLASLHTSTLVPDKKGSTPGSPRAVKRGVSISSISSESDYAIPPDAYSLDSDCSEPEHKVQRTSSYSCESVGPESLEKTGYLLKMGSKVKAWKRRWFILRNGEILYYKSPSDVIRKPQGQMELNSSCHIARGEGAQTFQLITEKKTFYLAADSPNILEDWIRVLQNVLKVQASGPISMDKEAKPTVRGWLTKVKHGHSKLVWCALIGKVFYYYRNQDDKFPLGQLRVREARVEEVDRSCDSDEDYEAGGRGFLSSHFTLVVHPKEQSPTYLLVGTKQEKDTWLYHLTVAVGSCASLRVGTEYEQLIGKLLDVDGDPDSALWKREVLCFSKEGLRYPLTTLPSEALQTEALKLFKSCQLFINVLVESPSIDYHTSLAQNALQVCLTHPELQNEMYCQLIKQTNCRTPHNYALTQCWQLLSLCVALFLPQHHFLWYLRQYLQRNADPRTEVGKYAVYCQRSVERTLQNGERDAKPSRMEILSILLRNPYHHSLPFSIPVHFMNNTYEVVGFDGSTTVEEFLNTVNQRAGMRKPQISGFALFTDDPSGKDLEHCLQPSNKICDVISKWEQALKELHPGKYEGTRIVRLTYKSRLCFRAQAKGETERERLLLAYQVNEEVQQGHFPVSKELGLEVAALMAQVEHGDLDRPAMSPTGSSQSKTQQVLLQVLERFYPKRYKQECSIEQLRELSERLATKWSVLHGCTASECVRIYLTVARKWPLFGAKLFSAKPLPPSSLEQTRVWLAVNEDGLSVLDYTMHPLVTYPYHSVITFGGCKEDFMLVVSQIKDQALAKKTVDKLLFAMARPKILELTLLMASYINYWTSNLPGAGNQTQGSVLGPQGDRKLWDIDSRHFPSMTYTTKGPTLL is encoded by the exons ATGGCAGAGGTGATGGAGGGTGTATCCACGGCAGCAGTGCCAAATGGCAGTGTGGACTGGCAGAAGAGATGCATCGCTCTGGAGACGCAGCTCATGAGGTTTCGTCTACAAGCGGGAAACATCCGCCACCTACTTGCTGAGAGG atgCAGGAGTTGGAACAGAGAGTGATTGAGGCCGACCAGCGGGCAGAGAACGCTGAAAAACAG GTCCACATTATGGAGGAGAAACTGAAGTCTGCAAATGTGCAGCCCAGTGAATCGGAAAACTCGTTGTTCAGGCGTTATCAAGAATTGAACAGTCAAATTCAGGAGAAAGACATGATCATAAAGAGACTCGAAGGACAGCTGGAGAAGCAG AATTTAGTTCGAGCACAAGAGGCAAAGATAATTGAAGAAAAAGCTGCCAAAATCAAAGACTGGGTCACATTTAAGTTACGAGAG ATGGAAACAGAGAACCAGCAGTTGAAGAAGGCAAACCTGAAGCAGGCCGAGCAGATCCTCATACTGCAAGACAAGCTTCAGA CTCTTCTCGAGAGGCCCATGTCTCCAGCGGTGGATGCCCATCTGGTCCCCTCCAGCCCACTCCACCCTCCCAGCTGCCCCGGGACACCGCCTGCCCAGGAGGAGGGTTGGAGATTGACAGGATCTCGCATAGCCAACTCTACAG ATAGCAAAAGGAAAATCACGGAGGGTTGCGATTCCGCTTTTCATAGTGCATCTTTACTTCCCGCATTACAAGACAAAGGAGACTCTCATAAGTCTAGTCAAGATGGTGTTGACAACACAATCTCAATAAAAGAGAGTGCAGAGGGGGCGGAGCCTTCTTTTGGAGTGGCACGTGAGAGAGCATTGGGAGGAGCCTCAGACAGAGATCACTCTTCTGACGAACTCAACAGCAAATTTCGTTCCCAGCGTCTTCGctcatcttcctcatcctcttcctcatcctcctcagcGTATGAGACTCCTGGTCGGGGTGGCTTCGACACACCTTCCCCCACTCCTAAAAGCCCTCCTCCTGTGTCCCTCTCACCCCCATTAGTATGCCTGCCTCTGTTATGCCCCTTCCCTCTGGCTTTACCCTTGGGCACCAGCATGACTCTGCCCAAAGTTCGCACCCCTCTAACCCCCCGTGACAGCATCCAGCTTGTGAAGAAACACCACAGTCAGCCGCAACCCGGCATGGAGCGACTCCATCAGGTCAACGTCAGTATTGATATCGGAAACTGCACCTCTCCCTCCTGCCACAGTCTGGTCCCCGGGACAGTTTCCACACATGGGCTAGAGGAGACAGACATTGATGAAGGGCCTCCAGAAAGCATGGAGGGTGTGGTGGAAGGGTCAGAGATGGAAGTCCAGCCCACTGATGGAGCCTTATTTGAGGGCTTGGCCAAGGAGTTTGAAATGATGGACCCAGAAGCTCTTAAACCACCTACACCACCTCTGCACCGATTTCCTTCTTGG GAGAGCCGGATCTATGCGGTAGCTAAATCAGGAATGAGAGTCTCAGAGGCCTGTCTTGGAGCTAAGACTATTGGGAGAG TATCCACCCAACCTCAGCACTCAACAACTGGCCCCTTCACCCACCTCATTTATAAGAACATCAGTGTGCCTGTGTACTCCACACTTAAAGGG AAAGCAACTCAGATCAGCAGCGTCCCTCTCCCTGATGATGACTCAGGTTCAGAAGACGACAGCAGCTCATTGGCCAGCCTGCACACATCCACACTGGTGCCAGATAAGAAGGGCAGTACCCCAGGCAGCCCACGCGCTGTCAAAAGAG GTGTGTCTATATCCTCCATCAGTTCAGAGAGTGACTATGCCATTCCTCCGGATGCGTACTCACTGGACAGTGACTGCTCAGAGCCTGAGCACAAGGTGCAACGTACCTCGTCCTACTCATGCGAGAGTGTCGGACCG GAGTCTCTAGAGAAGACAGGATACTTGCTGAAAATGGGCAGTAAGGTGAAAGCTTGGAAGAGGCGCTGGTTCATTCTGAGGAACGGGGAGATCTTGTACTATAAGTCGCCG AGTGACGTGATCCGGAAACCTCAGGGCCAAATGGAGCTGAACTCTTCGTGTCATATAGCCCGCGGAGAGGGAGCTCAGACATTCCAG TTAATTACAGAGAAGAAGACCTTTTACTTGGCTGCAGACTCACCAAATATCCTGGAGGACTGGATCAGAGTTCTCCAAAATGTTCTCAAGGTCCAAGCCAGTGGACCAATTTCCATGGATAAAGAAGCTAAGCCCACGGTGCGAGGCTGGCTAACTAAG GTGAAACATGGTCATTCAAAGCTTGTGTGGTGTGCTTTGATTGGGAAAGTCTTCTACTACTACCGAAACCAGGATGACAAG TTCCCACTGGGTCAGCTACGTGTTAGGGAAGCACGGGTGGAAGAAGTGGACAGGTCATGTGACTCTGATGAGGATTATGAAGCAGGTGGGCGGGGCTTCCTCTCCTCTCACTTCACTTTAGTGGTTCATCCCAAAGAGCAAAGCCCCACCTACCTGCTTGTCGGCACTAAACAAGAAAAG GACACCTGGCTGTACCACCTGACCGTCGCGGTGGGCAGTTGTGCCAGCTTGAGAGTGGGCACAGAGTACGAGCAGCTGATTGGCAAGCTGCTGGATGTGGATGGAGACCCAG ACTCTGCTCTGTGGAAACGTGAAGTGTTGTGTTTCAGTAAAGAGGGTCTGCGGTACCCTCTCACCACGCTGCCCTCCGAGGCTCTTCAAACAGAGGCTCTCAAGCTCTTTAAG TCATGTCAGCTGTTCATCAATGTGCTGGTGGAGTCTCCCTCCATCGACTACCACACCTCGCTggcccagaatgcactgcaggtGTGCCTAACACATCCAGAGCTGCAGAATGAGATGTACTGTCAGCTGATCAAACAGACCAACTGCCGCACTCCTCACAACTATGCCCTCACGCAG tgCTGGCAACTGTTATCATTGTGTGTAGCTCTCTTCCTGCCTCAGCACCATTTCCTGTGGTACCTCAGACAGTACCTGCAGCGGAATGCTGATCCCAG GACTGAAGTGGGGAAGTATGCTGTGTACTGCCAGCGCTCGGTAGAGAGAACATTACAGAATGGAGAGAGAGATGCAAAGCCTTCACGAATGGAAATTCTGTCTATTCTGCTGAGAAACCCCTACCATCACTCGCTCCCCTTCAGCATACCTGTTCACTTCATGAACAACACTTATGAG GTTGTAGGTTTTGATGGTTCCACCACAGTGGAGGAGTTCCTGAACACAGTCAACCAGAGAGCAGGCATGAGGAAGCCACAGATTTCAGGCTTTGCGCTCTTCACTGACGACCCCTCTGGAAAAGATCTGGAGCATTGCCTGCAGCCTAGCAATAAA ATTTGTGATGTGATCTCAAAGTGGGAACAGGCACTGAAAGAACTTCATCCTGGAAAATATGAGGGAACACGCATTGTCCGTCTCACGTATAAAAGCAG ACTGTGTTTCCGAGCTCAGGCTAAGGGGGAGACTGAGCGagagcgcctcctgctggcataTCAAGTAAATGAAGAGGTACAACAAGGGCACTTCCCTGTCAGTAAGGAACTGGGCCTGGAGGTGGCTGCGCTGATGGCACAG GTCGAGCATGGTGACCTTGACCGCCCAGCAATGTCTCCCACTGGTTCTTCTCAGTCAAAGACCCAACAGGTCCTTCTGCAGGTACTGGAGCGGTTTTACCCTAAACGCTACAAGCAGGAATGCAGCATCGAGCAGCTTAG GGAACTCTCTGAGCGTTTGGCCACTAAGTGGTCTGTCCTTCATGGGTGCACAGCCTCCGAATGTGTAAGAATCTACCTGACCGTGGCCCGCAAGTGGCCTCTGTTTGGGGCCAAGCTGTTCAGTGCCAAG CCATTGCCTCCCTCTTCACTGGAGCAAACCCGAGTGTGGCTGGCTGTTAATGAGGATGGGCTGAGTGTTCTGGACTACACAATG CACCCGTTAGTCACATATCCATACCATTCAGTGATCACCTTCGGAGGCTGCAAGGAAGATTTCATGCTAGTGGTCAGCCAGATTAAAGACCAGGCTTTGGCCAAGAAGACTGTGGATAAACTTTTATTTGCAATGGCTAGACCAAAG ATCCTGGAACTGACGCTTCTCATGGCTAGTTATATTAACTACTGGACCTCCAACTTACCAGGAGCTGGAAACCAGACTCAAGGCTCAGTGCTGGGGCCTCAAGGAGACAGGAAGCTCTGGGACATTGACAGCCGTCACTTCCCCTCAATGACATACACCACCAAAGGCCCCACTCTCCTTTAA